The proteins below are encoded in one region of Ostrea edulis chromosome 3, xbOstEdul1.1, whole genome shotgun sequence:
- the LOC130046347 gene encoding mucin-2-like isoform X2: MSDKDRNPGNVPQNNSEGLDFYGANAQTVLNGRYAPILQKFQDFVNTQNSSGYRKQYQMVVMHPKHNKVEIPDLNIADQTERKTFQSKANTSRPIWNASNIFPSPSSNEVVSSVSQDFKSEECEAYSEPYKPEKDLEDEFTLSSQSPQISPVSQAPISPVSQAQISPVSQDFKSEDCAAYSKPSKFVFASSCAPYKPERDLEDSFSVSVLSPVSQAPISPVSQAPISPVSQAQISPVSQDFKSEDCAAYSKPSKFVFASSCAPYKPEGDLEDSFSVSVLSPVSQAPISPVSRAPNSPVSQAPILPVSQAPISPVSQASISPVSQADYVPDEEPSQLLFVSSTDPERDSELCATYGQPLLYNDHCENKGVIPTEHLVSVKFQPISYKQLQSFNEEGETLKYHKFTNQCMVFRTVSVRTAA, translated from the exons ATGTCGGATAAAGATAGAAATCCAGGAAATGTTCCACAAAATAATTCAGAAGGATTGGATTTTTATGGAGCAAATGCACAAACTGTCTTAAATGGTAGGTATGCTCctattttacagaaatttcaAGACTTTGTGAACACCCAGAATTCCAGTGGATACAGGAAGCAGTACCAAATGGTGGTAATGCATCCAAAACATAATAAGGTGGAAATCCCAGATTTAAACATAGCAGACCAAACTGAAAGAAAAACATTCCAGAGCAAGGCAAATACTAGTAGACCAATCTGGAATGCTTCCAATATCTTTCCAAGTCCTTCATCTAATGAAGTAGTCTCATCAGTTTCCCAAGACTTCAAATCTGAAGAATGTGAAGCATATTCAGAACCTTATAAACCAGAAAAAGATTTGGAGGATGAGTTTACTCTTTCTAGTCAGTCTCCACAAATCTCACCAGTTTCCCAAGCACCAATCTCACCAGTTTCCCAAGCACAAATCTCACCAGTGTCTCAAGACTTCAAATCGGAAGACTGTGCAGCATATTCAAAACCTTCAAAGTTTGTTTTTGCCTCATCTTGTGCCCCTTATAAACCAGAAAGAGATTTGGAGGATAGTTTTTCTGTGTCTGTTCTCTCACCAGTTTCCCAAGCACCAATCTCACCAGTTTCCCAAGCACCAATCTCACCAGTTTCCCAAGCACAAATCTCACCAGTGTCTCAAGACTTCAAATCGGAAGACTGTGCAGCATATTCAAAACCTTCAAAGTTTGTTTTTGCCTCATCTTGTGCCCCTTATAAACCAGAAGGAGATTTGGAGGATAGTTTTTCTGTGTCTGTTCTCTCACCAGTTTCCCAAGCACCAATCTCACCAGTTTCCCGAGCACCAAACTCACCAGTTTCCCAAGCACCAATCTTACCAGTTTCCCAAGCACCAATCTCACCAGTTTCCCAAGCATCAATCTCACCAGTTTCCCAAGCTGATTATGTACCAGATGAAGAGCCTTCACAACTTCTATTTGTATCATCCACTGATCCAGAGAGAGATTCTGAGCTGTGTGCTACATATGGCCAACCACTCTTATATAATGACCATTGTGAGAATAAGGGAGTAATTCCGACGGAACATCTTGTGTCAGTGAAATTTCAGCCAATTTCCTATAAACAGTTACAATCATTTAATGAAGAAGGGGAAACG ttgaagtatcacaaatttacAAACCAGTGCATGGTGTTCCGGACTGTATCAGTGAGG aCAGCAGCCTAA
- the LOC130046347 gene encoding mucin-2-like isoform X3, translating into MSDKDRNPGNVPQNNSEGLDFYGANAQTVLNGRYAPILQKFQDFVNTQNSSGYRKQYQMVVMHPKHNKVEIPDLNIADQTERKTFQSKANTSRPIWNASNIFPSPSSNEVVSSVSQDFKSEECEAYSEPYKPEKDLEDEFTLSSQSPQISPVSQAPISPVSQAQISPVSQDFKSEDCAAYSKPSKFVFASSCAPYKPERDLEDSFSVSVLSPVSQAPISPVSQAPISPVSQAQISPVSQDFKSEDCAAYSKPSKFVFASSCAPYKPEGDLEDSFSVSVLSPVSQAPISPVSRAPNSPVSQAPILPVSQAPISPVSQASISPVSQADYVPDEEPSQLLFVSSTDPERDSELCATYGQPLLYNDHCENKGVIPTEHLVSVKFQPISYKQLQSFNEEGETKVCHTLMIADTT; encoded by the exons ATGTCGGATAAAGATAGAAATCCAGGAAATGTTCCACAAAATAATTCAGAAGGATTGGATTTTTATGGAGCAAATGCACAAACTGTCTTAAATGGTAGGTATGCTCctattttacagaaatttcaAGACTTTGTGAACACCCAGAATTCCAGTGGATACAGGAAGCAGTACCAAATGGTGGTAATGCATCCAAAACATAATAAGGTGGAAATCCCAGATTTAAACATAGCAGACCAAACTGAAAGAAAAACATTCCAGAGCAAGGCAAATACTAGTAGACCAATCTGGAATGCTTCCAATATCTTTCCAAGTCCTTCATCTAATGAAGTAGTCTCATCAGTTTCCCAAGACTTCAAATCTGAAGAATGTGAAGCATATTCAGAACCTTATAAACCAGAAAAAGATTTGGAGGATGAGTTTACTCTTTCTAGTCAGTCTCCACAAATCTCACCAGTTTCCCAAGCACCAATCTCACCAGTTTCCCAAGCACAAATCTCACCAGTGTCTCAAGACTTCAAATCGGAAGACTGTGCAGCATATTCAAAACCTTCAAAGTTTGTTTTTGCCTCATCTTGTGCCCCTTATAAACCAGAAAGAGATTTGGAGGATAGTTTTTCTGTGTCTGTTCTCTCACCAGTTTCCCAAGCACCAATCTCACCAGTTTCCCAAGCACCAATCTCACCAGTTTCCCAAGCACAAATCTCACCAGTGTCTCAAGACTTCAAATCGGAAGACTGTGCAGCATATTCAAAACCTTCAAAGTTTGTTTTTGCCTCATCTTGTGCCCCTTATAAACCAGAAGGAGATTTGGAGGATAGTTTTTCTGTGTCTGTTCTCTCACCAGTTTCCCAAGCACCAATCTCACCAGTTTCCCGAGCACCAAACTCACCAGTTTCCCAAGCACCAATCTTACCAGTTTCCCAAGCACCAATCTCACCAGTTTCCCAAGCATCAATCTCACCAGTTTCCCAAGCTGATTATGTACCAGATGAAGAGCCTTCACAACTTCTATTTGTATCATCCACTGATCCAGAGAGAGATTCTGAGCTGTGTGCTACATATGGCCAACCACTCTTATATAATGACCATTGTGAGAATAAGGGAGTAATTCCGACGGAACATCTTGTGTCAGTGAAATTTCAGCCAATTTCCTATAAACAGTTACAATCATTTAATGAAGAAGGGGAAACG aaagtatgtcacaccctgatgattgctgatactacctga
- the LOC125675468 gene encoding mucin-2-like isoform X3 → MSDKDRNPGNVPQNNSEGLDFYGANAQTVLNGRYAPILQKFQDFVNTQNSSGYRKQYQMVVMHPKHNKVEIPDLNIADQTERKTFQSKANTSRPIWNASNIFPSPSSNEVVSSVSQDFKSEECEAYSEPYKPEKDLEDEFTLSSQSPQISPVSQAPISPVSQAQISPVSQDFKSEDCAAYSKPSKFVFASSCAPYKPERDLEDSFSVSVLSPVSQAPISPVSQAPISPVSQAQISPVSQDFKSEDCAAYSKPSKFVFASSCAPYKPEGDLEDSFSVSVLSPVSQAPISPVSRAPNSPVSQAPILPVSQAPISPVSQASISPVSQADYVPDEEPSQLLFVSSTDPERDSELCATYGQPLLYNDHCENKGVIPTEHLVSVKFQPISYKQLQSFNEEGETTAA, encoded by the exons ATGTCGGATAAAGATAGAAATCCAGGAAATGTTCCACAAAATAATTCAGAAGGATTGGATTTTTATGGAGCAAATGCACAAACTGTCTTAAATGGTAGGTATGCTCctattttacagaaatttcaAGACTTTGTGAACACCCAGAATTCCAGTGGATACAGGAAGCAGTACCAAATGGTGGTAATGCATCCAAAACATAATAAGGTGGAAATCCCAGATTTAAACATAGCAGACCAAACTGAAAGAAAAACATTCCAGAGCAAGGCAAATACTAGTAGACCAATCTGGAATGCTTCCAATATCTTTCCAAGTCCTTCATCTAATGAAGTAGTCTCATCAGTTTCCCAAGACTTCAAATCTGAAGAATGTGAAGCATATTCAGAACCTTATAAACCAGAAAAAGATTTGGAGGATGAGTTTACTCTTTCTAGTCAGTCTCCACAAATCTCACCAGTTTCCCAAGCACCAATCTCACCAGTTTCCCAAGCACAAATCTCACCAGTGTCTCAAGACTTCAAATCGGAAGACTGTGCAGCATATTCAAAACCTTCAAAGTTTGTTTTTGCCTCATCTTGTGCCCCTTATAAACCAGAAAGAGATTTGGAGGATAGTTTTTCTGTGTCTGTTCTCTCACCAGTTTCCCAAGCACCAATCTCACCAGTTTCCCAAGCACCAATCTCACCAGTTTCCCAAGCACAAATCTCACCAGTGTCTCAAGACTTCAAATCGGAAGACTGTGCAGCATATTCAAAACCTTCAAAGTTTGTTTTTGCCTCATCTTGTGCCCCTTATAAACCAGAAGGAGATTTGGAGGATAGTTTTTCTGTGTCTGTTCTCTCACCAGTTTCCCAAGCACCAATCTCACCAGTTTCCCGAGCACCAAACTCACCAGTTTCCCAAGCACCAATCTTACCAGTTTCCCAAGCACCAATCTCACCAGTTTCCCAAGCATCAATCTCACCAGTTTCCCAAGCTGATTATGTACCAGATGAAGAGCCTTCACAACTTCTATTTGTATCATCCACTGATCCAGAGAGAGATTCTGAGCTGTGTGCTACATATGGCCAACCACTCTTATATAATGACCATTGTGAGAATAAGGGAGTAATTCCGACGGAACATCTTGTGTCAGTGAAATTTCAGCCAATTTCCTATAAACAGTTACAATCATTTAATGAAGAAGGGGAAACG aCAGCAGCCTAA